In the genome of Phlebotomus papatasi isolate M1 chromosome 2, Ppap_2.1, whole genome shotgun sequence, one region contains:
- the LOC129803713 gene encoding uncharacterized protein LOC129803713, translating into MSFSIKLSRDQYNPGELVEGELVVSLDKPRRFKIIYVEISGCAESNWKERGLTSNEYFRGRKDYFHQIICMAGDWNNRTPFELPFTAKHRFQFQINLPFTLPPRISTEYGRVRFRVRAFVHVERSGQFVEDIVKKNIHIASHWRSIEPGFVRELPDASEINREMEDQVKVYGEMPKREYELGEEATINVRIENKRLLPINKIKFQLRQIVTFFSMTPRRTSKTVINEVKENHSKMIKWEPGSPILSAVGSLKIPDYVLASYECCNDVVSVSYDIKVRPKVKDDVEKLLAIFLPVILGHPPKQEIPFTPVFPTQGYPHPSPSTSQFVPQPYGAAAMNTNSLPSYEDLMRSDQSTQKM; encoded by the coding sequence TAATCTACGTGGAGATCAGCGGATGTGCAGAATCAAATTGGAAGGAGCGAGGATTGACATCCAATGAGTATTTCCGTGGTCGTAAAGACTACTTCCACCAGATCATCTGCATGGCTGGTGACTGGAACAATCGGACACCTTTTGAACTACCTTTCACTGCTAAGCACCGCTTCCAGTTCCAAATAAACCTTCCCTTCACCTTGCCACCGCGTATCAGCACAGAATACGGGCGGGTCCGCTTCAGGGTACGGGCTTTCGTGCACGTGGAACGCAGTGGGCAGTTTGTGGAGGATATCGTGAAGAAGAACATTCACATTGCATCTCATTGGCGCTCCATTGAACCAGGATTCGTGCGAGAATTGCCGGATGCCAGTGAGATTAACCGCGAGATGGAGGATCAAGTAAAGGTTTACGGTGAAATGCCAAAAAGGGAATACGAGCTAGGAGAGGAGGCTACTATCAATGTCCGGATTGAGAATAAGAGACTACTGCCCATCAACAAGATCAAGTTTCAGCTTAGGCAAATTGTTACTTTCTTCAGCATGACGCCCAGGCGTACATCCAAAACTGTGATTAATGAGGTGAAAGAAAATCACAGCAAAATGATCAAGTGGGAACCCGGATCACCTATCCTTTCAGCTGTAGGAAGTCTCAAGATACCAGACTATGTCCTGGCTAGCTATGAATGTTGCAATGATGTGGTATCAGTATCGTATGACATCAAAGTAAGGCCCAAAGTGAAGGACGATGTAGAAAAACTTCTAGCCATCTTCCTACCTGTCATTCTGGGACACCCACCAAAGCAGGAAATACCTTTCACACCTGTTTTCCCCACTCAGGGATATCCTCATCCAAGCCCATCCACGTCCCAATTCGTCCCACAACCGTATGGCGCAGCTGCAATGAATACCAACTCTCTGCCTTCGTATGAAGATCTCATGAGATCGGATCAGTCTACGCAGAAGATGTGA